The following proteins are co-located in the Pomacea canaliculata isolate SZHN2017 linkage group LG8, ASM307304v1, whole genome shotgun sequence genome:
- the LOC112570403 gene encoding 40S ribosomal protein S29 — translation MLGSDNTNLRLVRSTFFLSTAIMGFQSIWYSHPRRYGPGSRYCRVCNNTHGLIRKYGLNICRRCFRQYAADIGFKKLD, via the exons ATGCTGGGTAGCGACAATACCAACTTGCGGCTGGTGCGCTCTACGTTCTTTCTCTCGACAGCCATCATGGGTTTCCAATCTATCTGGTACTCACATCCTCGAAGATACGGCCCAGGCTCGCGCTACTG CCGTGTATGCAACAACACTCATGGTCTCATAAGAAAATATGGTCTGAATATATGCAGAAGGTGTTTCCGGCAGTATGCAGCAGACATTGGCTTCAAAAAG CTCGATTGA